The DNA sequence gcttcagaggcaggaggatcaattaaaggacagccttggctacatgagacatgtttttaagggaaaacaaaaacacgctaggtatgcctataatcccagcagttggaaagcagaggcaggctacCTTtgtgagtcaaggccagcctgatctacatagtgagttccaggtcagctggggctgcacagtgagaccttgtctttaaaaagaagtgCAAAATAAGTAAGGAGTGTCCCTTCTGCCATCCATCCGCCTCCCTTCTAGGGCCATAACCAATGTAACTTGATCTCTGTGTCCTCCTAAAAGATTACCTGTGTATATTCTGTAGCAAAGAGCTTCTTGATTTTCAAATTCTTGCCAAACAGTTACTCACTAAAACATGGTAGGCTTCTGTTTGTATAAATAACTGCAGTAGACCTCTGGTACTTTAAGATACTTTATATACTACTCACACTACTTAGAGGATACTTTGGTAATTTAGGCATGATAGCTCTTTTCAAAGACTAGGTAATATTTATATTGTAAAAAGTTTTATATTATACTTAATGTGTATTATCTCAAGAATAATAATGATTCCCaatttctttttagacagggagatttgaaaaagaagaagaagaaaaagaaaggtaagactttgaagaaaaaaaatgcatgttagATTTCTGTGTtgagatagcccaggctggcctcaaactcaaggcaatcctcctgcatcagcttccCAAGTACTCAAACCACAAGTATgcattaccatgcctggcttagattcttttttcaacaataaaaatagtGTATTCCTAATAGAACTCTCTGGACCTAAAGATGCTATTATTCTCTCATGGTATTTTCAAACACTGACTTTTATCTTGACTGGAACTAACATTTTCTTACATTAGTGTTCCCTTAAGAGTTTATCTAAGTTCAGAGTGCTGCTGTCTGTCAGGGTTTCCGTTagtgtgaagagacactgtgaccaaggcaactgtataaaggacaacatctaactggggctgccttacagtttcagaggattagttcATTGTCATTATGGTGGAAAATgtggcatcatgcaggcagacctggtgctaagaggagccaagagttgtccatcttgatctgaaggccactaggagaagactgtcttctacAGGCAGCCAGCAAGAAGCAGAGGCTCTGGCTCTGGCCAGGCAGGAGCATATTTATAAGACCTGAAAGTTCCacctccccagtgacacattctctaacaagaccacacctccaattTCAGTTGGGTTATTTATTCCAAGCCATGAACACACTATTTAGACAATTCTGAAGCTGTTCTAGGTGTATttctcatttatcaattatttctAGGAAAACTGCCTAAGAATTATGACCCAAAAGTTACCCCAGATCCAGAAAGATGGCTACCAATGCGAGAGCGCTCTTATTACCgaggaagaaagaagggtaaAAAGAAGGACCAGATTGGAAAAGGAACACAGGGAGCGACTGCAGGAGCCTCCTCTGAACTGTAAGTTGTGGCTGCAAAACTGTAGTCTCCAAATGCAGTTCATCCTGGAGGCTGGTTCAAGTCTTAAGACTTCCCTCATATGCTGTGTGAGAAACACAGACCTCTTCCCTTCATAAGGATTGCAGtatgtgaaaggaagaaaatacactGATTGATTTTATAGCAAGCACTATAACTATGTGATTATAGTGTTAAAAAGGGTATTGTAGGAAGTGTGGGGATGAGGGAGTGAGAGAGCTCTTGCCCTGAGTTTAACCACTACAAACCACCAAACAGCCTAACAAGTAATTACAGTTACTTTAGAGACTACTACTCACTTAAATgtgaatttaatttaaataaatgtgaacTAGTTCTATATAGAATTATAAGTCATTTAAAGCTGATTTTCTAAACTTACATTTGGCATGTAGCTTATATTACACTTTCTTTAGGtataaaatggtttaaaatattcaagagagtcatggctagagagatggtacATTCATCCTTAAAACATGTGGGAAATTATTAGGTATGGAAAATGAAATCCATGCACATACGTGCTTACACCTTCTCCTGTATTACATTTCTAAATGACTAAAACCTTTCTGGTTTGATGAATTCAGGGATGCCAGTAAAGCCGTGAGCAGCCCACCCACCTCCCCGAGACCCGGCAGTGCGGCAACGATATCGTCCTCTGCAAGTAACATTGTACCCCCAAGACACCAGAAACCCGCAGGCGCCCCAGCAACCAAAAAGAAACagcaacagaagaagaagaaaggagggaaaagtggCTGGTGATGACAGTGTACTTGTTGCAGGCTGTCCTTAATCCAGTGTCAGTGACATTAGGAACATAATAAAGGTAACACAGCAGGAAGCACAGagctccctcctccatccccataGTCCTGAAATGATTTCTTACACTTCAGATGGGAAGACATCCTCCTCAGACTGCCTCATCAAATTGGCCTGCTTATACCAAATAGCTTTACAGAGAGAGGCCTGAAGATGGCAGCATACGACACATTATCTAAGGTTTCCCAGGATTTaaatagacagggtttctcctgttTCATCTAGTGTGAAGATACATGTTCCTATCAAGTCTCACCTTAAATTATGTCTTACAAGGAGGCTAAAAGTAGAATCTTCTGAGCATTCCAagtatgtgtttagagctatcATGTGATGAAAAGGGATCTTAATAACTGAGTGGCCAGAAACTCACCGTCTAAAATAATCTTAACCATAAATTCTGTCCTGTGATACTGGAATTGGgactctctctcctgtgtgtatatttgtgcacatCTGACTCCTTTGTACctttgttgtttccattttcagattATGTTAACATACTGATTTAGTTCCACTGAAGACCTCAAAAAATGTATCAGTGTTCCAAGTAGTTGACTCTTAGCCCCAGTGTTCTGAGGGCAAATGGGTTTGGGCTTCTCAGTCAGAACACTTAATGGCCACTATCAAGAACATAAACTTTGACCTCTttaccttaaagaggaaacagtaTCAGGCGGTATTGAAAGCCACAAGAGCATTTGGCCCCATTAATAATCAGATGGCTCCCCTTTCTAGTTATGGGACATGACCTTCGTTACCTTTTTCGAAGTAACGTGGTCTGCAATCATTTTGTGGTGTAAATGTTGCTCTTGTCTTTCACTGCTAGCAGGTCACTTTCACACTCAGCAGTTGTGAGACACACATGGGTGCCTCCCCATGCTTAGTATTCATTTCTGTCACCCGAGAGATCAATTATTTCGTACCTCTATTTCCTGTGATCGGACTACTCTGTTCTTGTTAATAAAAGTGCTGCTGTGTTTGAGCATTTCTATTGGAACTTCTCCAGTGGGTTTTACAAGGCTTTCCTGCTCTGTGGAATTAGAAATAGGGGCTACTTTTGTGTTCAGCATAATCAGTATCTGCAATGTCTATGAGGGATCGACATTGCTCTCCAGAGGACTGAATACTCTGTTACAGGAATAATTGATTCCGTTACATCTCCTTTGCTTAAGGACTTTTTTTTATGTTGACCAACAGAATCTTGATATTCTAAACTTTGAGAATTTTGGTCTAAGACATCATGGTGAAATACACACATAGCCCTCTTAGTTGGCATTGCTAGCAGTACTTGATACAGTCATTGCTAAGCCACAGAAACCTCATTTCAAATAAGTTATTTATCTAAACTTCATCTGTATTAACATTCTAGTAACTATCTGGGGGAAGTCTTTAGCtggttcactgtgtgtgtgtgtgtgtgtgtgtgtgtgtgtgtgtgagagagagagagagagtgtaacTATTTGGGGGAAGTCTTTAGCTGgttcactgtgtgtatgtgtgtgtgtgtgcgtgtgtacacgcacatgcgcatgcacatTAATAAACAATGTGGAAAACATCCATTCACTGTGtcacattttgaaataaattttaaaatagactaGCGGTGAATGTGAATAGCGACGTTTCGGGTATTGGCATTTTATGAAGGACTTCCTTATTAATATATCTAAGAACTTTCTTTTAAGGTGACTATCTAAAATTGTCTCCTGCTGCTCCTAACAAAACTACAAATCTAGTGGGATTGAGAGAACTcggttttaaaaagtcaaaattcagaggctgaaaagatggctcagcagttaaaagcattcaccgcacttccagaggccctgagttcagttctcagcgcTTACACAGCAGTTcacctgtctgtcactccagttccagggtatctgacaccctctttggcCCCTCTGGCAACACATGTGtgatacacatataaaacacataaatataaaacaataaatctgAGGAAAAAATCCACAACATTGATCTGTGCATTTGTAAAGTATTGAGCCTAATATTTTCAAGCCCACTCAAGATAACTAACCTTAAAACCCGTCCCATCCATCACTCAAGCCGCCTGGGACTCGCCATCATTCCTTTACTAGTGTATTTGGAATATCTAACAAAAGAAACTCAATTTCATGTAGGAACTGTATTTTTCCCTgtggtggagggagaaaggggtctcAACATGCTAGCCTGGCATTAAACTCCCTGTAGCTTCTTCAGTCTGAGCCTAAGCTCTGTTTTCTCAGCTCCCCAGTGCTAAGATCCAGGCAGGAGGCAACCATGTCCTAATGTCCGTAATCTCTCTTTACTGAGCAGGAACTCGGGGTCTTTATCGCTGACTTACTCCCCCATTCCTAAAAACTAACATTGTGAAATTATGCAGTCTCCTGGGTCAGTTCCTCAATGAGCTCTAGATGCCACCTCACTTAAGTTACTACATACTGGTCAAGGAGGGTGACTAAACCTGGGCtcaatttgctttctgtttttgtttgctttgttctggAGTTGTTTTGGTATCTTTCCTGACTAGCTGTCAGGACCTGCAATCTTTGTCCTTGGCTGACAGTTGTGAATAGCAGCCCTTTTTGTGGCTCCCAGTGGAATTCATGTGGAATTGggacggggtgtgtgtgtgtaagttgtgTTCTGGGGTGGTGGTTGAAACTGGGAGAAGATGGAGAGTCTTCCAGGGACTCTGGTGCCCTAGGCATTCTTAGAGGCACGACTGGTTGAGCAAATTGGGAGTTGACGTCTCCAGATAGCTCAAACTCTTTAGGAGTTTCTTCAACACTGCCAAATAGTGCCTTTGTGCCTTCTGGAGCAAGGGGTGCCTAAGGACCTCTTGCCATGACAGTCCTTGTCTGTTTCTCCCAGTTCTCTGATGAAGGTCACCAGGCTCCCCAAGATTGAGCTAGATCCAACCCCTTTAGCATCCTTGCCCTCTTCCACTGGACAGTCCTGGGGATCTCAAGTTAAACGAAATCAGCTGCCAGCCCCAGGCAGGCGCGCCTACGCAAAATGTCAGAAATGCCAGATCGTCAGCTGCGCTCACTGGCAAGGACTGCGGTGACCATGGGTGTGGCCTACGCCTTGTGGTCCTACGTCTCCACCTTGAGCCCCACACCAGGGCCACACCTGCCAGGATCGGGGCGCGGCTCCAGCGCGCGGGCGCGCAggggacagaaagggaaaggCGGTGGCGGGGATGGAGAGGGGGAAGACTAAGAAAGAGAGTCAGAGGTTTTCTTCGAGCACTAGGGAAACAGCAGTAAaggtagagaaggaaaaaaagaaggacgTGGAAGTAAAAagcaaggagaaggggaaagagaaggagaaggaagaggagaaaaagaagtctGTGGAGCTGAAAaacaagaaggggaaagagatagggaaaggagaagagagggggaaggaggtaGGGCCGAAAACCAaccaagggaaagagaaagaagagaagaaaaagaagaatgtggACCTGGAAATCAAAGAGAATGGGAAAgacaaggggaaggaggaagaaaaaaataagagtatGGACCTGAAAACCAAGGAGAATGGGAAAgacaaggggaaggaggaagagaaaaggaagattgTGGACCTGAAAACCAAGGAGAACGGGAAAgacaaggggaaggaggaagagaagaaaagaaagagtgtggACCTGAAAACCAAGGAGAAcgggaaagacaaagagaaggaagaggagaaaagaaagagtgcAGACCTGAAAACCAAGGAAAccggaaaagagaaggaagaggagaaaagaaagagtgcNNNNNNNNNNNNNNNNNNNNNNNNNNNNNNNNNNNNNNNNNNNNNNNNNNNNNNNNNNNNNNNNNNNNNNNNNNNNNNNNNNNNNNNNNNNNNNNNNNNNNNNNNNNNNNNNNNNNNNNNNNNNNNNNNNNNNNNNNNNNNNNNNNNNNNNNNNNNNNNNNNNNNNNNNNNNNNNNNNNNNNNNNNNNNNNNNNNNNNNNNNNNNNNNNNNNNNNNNNNNNNNNNNNNNNNNNNNNNNNNNNNNNNNNNNNNNNNNNNNNNNNNNNNNNNNNNNNNNNNNNNNNNNNNNNNNNNNNNNNNNNNNNNNNNNNNNNNNNNNNNNNNNNNNNNNNNNNNNNNNNNNNNNNNNNNNNNNNNNNNNNNNNNNNNNNNNNNNNNNNNNNNNNNNNNNNNNNNNNNNNNNNNNNNNNNNNNNNNNNNNNNNNNNNNNNNNNNNNNNNNNNNNNNNNNNNNNNNNNNNNNNNNNNNNNNNNNNNNNNNNNNNNNNNNNNNNNNNNNNNNNNNNNNNNNNNNNNNNNNNNNNNNNNNNNNNNNNNNNNNNNNNNNNNNNNNNNNNNNNNNNNNNNNNNNNNNNNNNNNNNNNNNNNNNNNNNNNNNNNNNNNNNNNNNNNNNNNNNNNNNNNNNNNNNNNNNNNNNNNNNNNNNNNNNNNNNNNNNNNNNNNNNNNNNNNNNNNNNNNNNNNNNNNNNNNNNNNNNNNNNNNNNNNNNNNNNNNNNNNNNNNNNNNNNNNNNNNNNNNNNNNNNNNNNNNNNNNNNNNNNNNNNNNNNNNNNNNNNNNNNNNNNNNNNNNNNNNNNNNNNNNNNNNNNNNNNNNNNNNNNNNNNNGACCTGAAAACCAAGGAAAccggaaaagagaaggaagaggagaaaagaaagagtgcGGACCTGAAAACCAAGGAGAATGGGAAagacaaagggaaggaggaagagaaaaggaaaaatgatgtgAAAGGCAAGGAGAACGGGACAGGGATGGAAGCCAAGAAGGAGCAAGGGacggagaaagagaaggaacaggtCACAGAACAGGTCAAGGAGAACACCAACACCTCCATTAAAACCCTGTACCCGCCGCCGGTAAGAGACCTGGGACCGGGACTTCCGAGGTCACAGCGGGCATCCAGACCCGCTGGCTCTGTTACGTCATCGTGGCCGAAGTACGCAGAGAATCGGGTCTTTTCCGAGGGCTTCTGTCTATGGATGGGGGGAAGTGCCAAGGTTCGAACACACCCCTCCTGTCCCCAACTTTACCCCTTCTTATGTCCCCGGGTCCTACCCCTCCTTGTCTAGGGTGGAGAAACCAGGAATCTTAATTGTCCTGATGAAATACAGAGACTGCCCCTGTCTCTGTCCCGCAGCGCTTCAGCGTGCGGACCACGTAAACAATGCCAAAACCAATATTGAACTCTCCTCCTCGAACTTACTGTGAATATATTCTTTGTTGGAAGAGATAGCGTTCTTGAAAACATGCATATTGAATAATACATGATGTGTTGGGGGCTCCCTGGTTCTTTCCCACGGGCGCTGTAGTTACTGTCTGCATGGCTTTCAGAAGGGAGGGTGGCAGGCTTAATTAGTCTCAGAACTCCAGGTCAGAACCTTAGTTGGTTTCTTGCCTCAGAGCTGCTTCCTGGTTCTCAACTATTTGAATTGTTGACAGGACTTGATCCCTTGTAAAATACAGACTCCACAGAAGCACAGATAATGAAAGAAATAACTATTGACAAAGAACAGTGATGTTCAGAATTAGATTTGAGTATTTACCTTCCAGGGTGTTTTTCACGGGGCCAGGCTTCTCACTTTGCCCTTCGGATGTGCCTGCCGCTGCCACTTCACCCAATGTGAGAAACTGCGTAGTTTCTAGTAGTTCTAGTAGTGGGCTGGGTTCGCGCCCTCCTAGGGGAGAATAAATTAGATTTTCTTCTAAACTCTTGATTTACAGTGTTTTGAGCTTTCTCTAGATGATAAACGTGAAGGATCctatggtttggtttggcttgattCTTAGAGCTACCATTAGCACCCAGAACTTAAGCGGTGAACTCTACCGCTGAGCCAGTCTGTATCGTCAgcttaaaatataagcaaaatgtAAGCCTTGAGTGCAGAATTTCTAGGAAAGATAGGCCCGGGGATTAGGAGTAGGGGACAGTTTTTAATACAATATTTCCTAAAACTTTGGGTGTCCTTATTTTAGATATCACTAAGAAAAACTGCTTTGGCAGCAAAAGATGACCAACCAGAATAAAATATATCCTAATTTCAGTGATGGGGATGATCTTAGAATTGATGAAGTGTGACAGGGTAGCCTGGGTAGGACTTGTAGTGGAAATGGTAGGGGACACAATGCATGCCCTGCAGCCATTTCTTAGTGCCTCTATTACTTTAAAGTGTGcagttttgaaatttttcaaTGGCCTCGTCCATACCATAGTGTAGACTCAGAAAGGCACTGCAACACTTCGAATGGAAAAGGAGGTTAGGGCAGGGCTATGAAATACTCATGGAAATACCAATTCTTTAAGTCAGTGCGGTGCAACTGctcaagcacaaggacctgaatttggaccCCCAGCATCTACGTAAAACCTaagcaacacacatacacacacacacatgtaacacacatgaacacacacatacacacacatataccacatacacacacacacacacacacacatacacacacacaccacacacacatgtaacacacatgcacacacacatgcacatacatgcaacacaatgcaaacacacatacacatacacacacacacacaggttcaaaCGAGTGCACCagataaacataaataatttttctcccaaagaacaaaacccaaatatATACTGTCTTTAAAATCTGAGGCCTTCATAGATCCTGCTTTCTACATAAGTCCTTAGTAGGCCATACCGTAAAACATCTTTCTTTCACTcagatgttttttcttttttttttttttttttcttaacagatgAGAGTGGTTTCAGTGCCAGCACTAGAGGGAATTAAGGCTGCTCTGGGCTAAAAAGTGagacccaagaaaacaaaaaattcaacaGACAAAAGAGATGGGCTAGGATTCTAATGCTATTTTAGATCACCTTTGAACCAGATGGGGGACTTATCTTTActcctcagaggcagaggcaggtagatctgtgagttcaaagccagccttatctacacaatgagttccaagTCCTGTAGCCTTAGCCTTCCTGCTTAATCATGATACTTCTATTAAAAATATGAGagagttgggtggtggtggcacaagcctttaagaCCAGCacctcaggcagaggcagacagatctctgtgagtttgaggccagccaggtctacaaaatgagttccaggacagccaaagcggttacacagaaaaaccctgtcctagaaacaaacaaacaaaagcataagGGAGGAACTTTGTCCTAATATTTTGTAGCCAGTTTATCCAACTGCTaagacaaaaaaaagaagaaaaatgtatggAAATTGGTCTGGGATCCATAGACCTATGGAACTGCACAGGACATACATTCTAAgatgcgagtgtgtgtgtgtgtgtgtgtgtgtgtgtgtgtgtttgtgtgtgtattgataGACTAATAAAGAATTGGACAATAGAAAAGATACAGGAGAGTAATATCACAAAAGCCATAGCCTGGGTTTAGACTGGTTAGCAATTCTACTGGTATAGGGTCCTAATACAGCAAGGCACACTCTGTCAGGAGCCAGCTAAAACACAGTCCCGATTGGCATGGGTTTACTGGTGTACCTTTTATTTCACAGGTAGAAAATAAGCAGATCCTAGTACTAGGTCTGGATGGAGCAGGAAAGACCAGTGTCCTCCACTTGCTGGCTTCCAACAGagtccagcacagcacagctcctacccaaggtttaaatgcagtTCACATCAACTCTGAAGATAGGCAAATGGAGTTCCTGGAGAGTAAGTTCTGCTTCTCATCAGCATGCATCTTCAGCTGGAAGCCTCGGTCCCTGCTGAGGGGGTGATCTTGCAGGATGTGACACTGGGCGGGATTCTCCTGCACTTAGGGATGATGTGTAGTTGAATACTCCGGTgccagtggggtggggtggggtagttTTCTGCTGTCTCCATTTTCTCCCTTTGTAGTGCTGGCAACAAAAGGGGCTTAGAGGAAGCCTTTAGGACACCCGCCTGTATCTCCTGTAATCATCCTTCCTCGTCCCTCACTGTTACAGATACTCAGCGGTCTAAAGCAAGTCCATGTGCATCATCAGGGATGAAATTGGAGGCAGTCCCAAACCTCTTCTAGTTAGCTAGCAGTCCTAGATCCTGTGTGGCAATACTGTCCCACCTCACTAATAACCCAGAGTCAGGTCATGCCTCTTCCCCTTATActttactccccccccccacaagaCTTCAATTGTCCTCATGGCCCTAAATACCATCTAGAGACACCCAGATTTATCTAAACAGCCCAAGCATGCCCAGATGTCTTCTGCCGCCCCCTCCTTGCTGGACATGCCTGTGAGTTTATGTgatggcttcttcctctctgcagTTGGTGGCAGTGAGCCATTCCGTTCCTACTGGGAGATGTACCTCCCCAAGGGGTGGCTGCTGATCTTTGTGGTAGATTCAGCTGATCACAAACGATTACCTGAAGCCAAGAAATACCTTCATCAGCTAATTAATCCAAATCCAGGGCTCCCTCTCGTTGTGTTTGCCAACAAACAGGTAAGAACCTGTGCAAATCTGGCTTTGTGGCTCAGTGGCACGGCACCTTGCCTGGCTTTCAGGACTCTCCTCCAAAACGATGTGAATGTAGCCCACACTCAATAGCTTCATTATTAACTCAGAAATGCCTGGCTTTAATAGGTAGATATACAACAATACACTCTGTATTCAATCTCCTGTACAAATAAGTCTCCTTTTTTTGTATCTGTATTAGATCTCCTGGAATATACACTACTTCAATAGAAAGACAATTTATTCATCTTGTGTCCTTCACACCCTTGAGTTGCTTATCTGTTGACCCATAGAGGAATGGAAGGAATTGAACCATGTGCAATGAACATAGTTCAACAAACCAATATTGATTGCTGCTTGAATTCAACACAATAATTGAGCGGCTtctatgtataaaaaaaaaagagtcttctTTTAGCTCAGTTACACTTAAACTGAATTTATTTGATGC is a window from the Mus caroli chromosome 5, CAROLI_EIJ_v1.1, whole genome shotgun sequence genome containing:
- the Arl9 gene encoding ADP-ribosylation factor-like protein 9, whose product is MDLKTKENGKDKGKEEEKRKIVDLKTKENGKDKGKEEEKKRKSVDLKTKENGKDKEKEEEKRKSADLKTKETGKEKEEEKRKNLKTKETGKEKEEEKRKSADLKTKENGKDKGKEEEKRKNDVKGKENGTGMEAKKEQGTEKEKEQVTEQVKENTNTSIKTLYPPPVRDLGPGLPRSQRASRPAGSVTSSWPKYAENRVFSEGFCLWMGGSAKVENKQILVLGLDGAGKTSVLHLLASNRVQHSTAPTQGLNAVHINSEDRQMEFLEIGGSEPFRSYWEMYLPKGWLLIFVVDSADHKRLPEAKKYLHQLINPNPGLPLVVFANKQDLEAAYHITDIHDALALSEVGNDRKLFLFGTQVTKNGSEIPSTMQDAKDLITHLATDM